The following coding sequences lie in one Sinorhizobium fredii USDA 257 genomic window:
- the pncA gene encoding bifunctional nicotinamidase/pyrazinamidase translates to MAEDALIVIDMQNDFCPGGALAVEDGDEVVPIVNRLIEGARHVILTQDWHPAGHSSFASSHPGKAPFQTVTMPYGEQTLWPDHCVQGSPGADFHPALRWTTAELIVRKGFRTEIDSYSAFFENDHRTPTGLAGYLHERGISKVTLCGLATDFCVAYSALDAVAQGFSTSVVLGACRGIDLNGSLAAMTGRMREAGVELL, encoded by the coding sequence ATGGCTGAAGATGCCCTGATCGTCATCGACATGCAAAATGACTTCTGCCCGGGCGGCGCGCTCGCGGTCGAGGATGGCGATGAAGTCGTGCCGATCGTCAACCGCCTCATCGAAGGGGCCCGGCACGTCATCCTGACGCAGGACTGGCACCCGGCCGGCCATTCGAGCTTCGCGTCGAGCCATCCCGGCAAGGCGCCTTTCCAGACGGTGACGATGCCCTATGGCGAGCAGACGCTTTGGCCCGATCATTGCGTCCAGGGCAGCCCGGGCGCCGATTTTCACCCCGCTTTGCGGTGGACGACGGCGGAACTGATCGTGCGCAAGGGGTTCCGCACCGAAATCGACAGCTATTCGGCCTTCTTCGAGAACGACCACCGGACCCCGACGGGCCTCGCCGGCTATTTGCACGAGCGTGGAATATCCAAGGTGACCCTCTGCGGTCTGGCAACCGATTTCTGCGTCGCCTACTCGGCGCTCGATGCAGTCGCCCAGGGTTTTTCGACCTCCGTCGTGCTCGGCGCCTGTCGCGGCATCGATCTCAACGGATCGCTTGCCGCGATGACTGGGCGTATGCGCGAGGCGGGCGTCGAGTTGCTCTAG
- the pncB gene encoding nicotinate phosphoribosyltransferase: MPKTDIARRVYNHTWKLDPIIRSLLDTDFYKLLMLQMIWQLYPDVDATFSLINRTKTVRLAEEIDEQELRDQLDHARTLRFTKKEMIWLAGNTFYGRKQIFSPEFLSWLAKFRLPEYELSRRDGQFELAFRGRWVETTMWEIPALAIINELRSRAAMKGLGPFTLDVLYARAKARMWSKVEQLRHYPSLRISDFGTRRRHSFLWQRWCVEALKEGIGASFSGSSNVLLAMDNDLEALGTNAHELPMVAAALARNDKELAAAPYKVLQDWNQLYGGNLLIVLPDSFGTAAFLRNAPDWVADWTGFRPDSAPPIEGGEKIVAWWQKKGRDPRDKLLIFSDGLDVDTIIKTYRHFEGRVRMSFGWGTNLTNDFAGCAPTEISGLNPISIVCKVSEANGRPAVKLSDNPRKATGDPAEVQRYLRFFGTEDFVEQSVRV, translated from the coding sequence ATGCCCAAGACCGATATCGCGCGGCGGGTCTATAACCACACCTGGAAGCTCGATCCGATCATCCGCAGCCTGTTGGATACGGATTTCTACAAGCTGCTGATGCTGCAGATGATCTGGCAGCTCTATCCGGATGTCGACGCGACCTTCTCGCTGATCAACCGCACCAAGACCGTGCGTCTCGCCGAGGAGATCGACGAACAGGAGCTGCGCGACCAGCTCGATCACGCCCGCACCCTGCGTTTCACCAAGAAGGAGATGATCTGGCTCGCCGGTAACACGTTCTATGGGCGCAAGCAGATCTTCTCGCCGGAATTCCTCAGCTGGCTCGCCAAGTTCCGCCTGCCCGAATACGAGCTGTCGCGCCGCGACGGTCAGTTCGAGCTGGCCTTCCGCGGCCGCTGGGTCGAGACGACGATGTGGGAGATTCCGGCGCTGGCGATCATCAACGAACTGCGCTCGCGCGCCGCGATGAAGGGTCTCGGCCCCTTCACGCTCGACGTGCTCTATGCGCGCGCCAAGGCCAGGATGTGGTCGAAGGTCGAGCAGCTGCGGCATTATCCGAGCCTGCGCATTTCCGACTTCGGCACCCGCCGCCGGCACAGCTTTCTGTGGCAGCGCTGGTGCGTCGAGGCGCTGAAGGAAGGCATCGGCGCCTCCTTCTCCGGCTCCAGCAACGTGCTCCTCGCCATGGACAACGATCTGGAGGCGCTCGGCACCAATGCCCACGAGCTGCCGATGGTGGCGGCCGCACTTGCCCGCAATGACAAGGAGCTCGCCGCCGCTCCCTACAAGGTCCTGCAGGACTGGAACCAGCTCTATGGCGGCAATCTGCTGATCGTCCTGCCGGATTCGTTCGGCACCGCCGCCTTCCTGCGCAATGCCCCGGACTGGGTGGCGGACTGGACCGGCTTCCGGCCGGACAGCGCCCCGCCGATCGAGGGCGGCGAGAAGATCGTCGCCTGGTGGCAGAAAAAGGGCCGCGATCCGCGCGACAAACTGCTGATCTTCTCCGACGGCCTCGACGTCGACACGATCATCAAGACCTATCGTCATTTCGAAGGTCGCGTGCGCATGAGCTTCGGCTGGGGCACCAATCTGACCAACGATTTCGCCGGCTGCGCGCCGACCGAGATCAGCGGCCTCAACCCGATTTCGATCGTCTGCAAGGTCAGCGAAGCCAACGGCCGCCCGGCCGTCAAGCTTTCCGACAATCCGCGCAAGGCGACCGGCGATCCCGCCGAGGTGCAGCGCTATTTGAGGTTCTTCGGAACGGAGGATTTCGTAGAGCAGAGCGTTCGCGTATGA
- a CDS encoding PBP1A family penicillin-binding protein, giving the protein MAQSDAASKIGPESQGPEETEPSRDHPDRSKGAAFAKTRRALAGLGRALTRLGRALAEEVPVAARRAGKKSAAATRGAIERLRRTTVRDSAVAGRSASLWLKARRAARTEEQQAVPKSRSSRRTILLRSAAAAALASFVLLAIVFAWALRDVPWEEIAEGSLKPVVVLETADGKPLVSQGPFQGSYAARKDFPPHLVEAVLAREDRRFYEHSGIDLRGIARAIYTNLGAGEVVQGGSTITQQLIKILYLERDRTWKRKIQEAVIAFWLERKLGKDEILTRYLNNIYLGAGATGVPAAARIYFDKEVQELNIGESAMLAAIIRAPSQLNPLTNPDGARQQAELVLDAMVKVNRITSEEAKVARADVGKLQPTSPAIRSGSWFADWIMQDARELAGPYRGTIKVRTTMVPRLQAIADKVVADALKREGGKAGVSQAALVAMTPEGAVVAMVGGRDYTKSTFNRAFSAMRQPGSAFKLFVYYAALKRGLTPFDPVEDAPIEINGWSPENFGGGYSGMVSIAEAFARSLNAATVALATEVGIDEVIAAARELGIDAKLADTPSLALGSSEVNLLDLTGAYASVRAGRAPIEAWGIESLHAEGQPQAFRVGPSKEAVTDISQYRPDLVSLLRLVVERGTGREADIGTLAAGKTGTSQNHRDAWFVGFTEPLIVGVWVGNDDETPMKDVTGGKLPARIWRNFMTAALAEGTPAESGAQVAGSAPACNFRACARAYRSFRPDDCTFQPYYGPRRLCEK; this is encoded by the coding sequence ATGGCGCAAAGCGATGCCGCGTCGAAGATTGGCCCAGAGAGCCAGGGGCCAGAAGAAACCGAGCCGAGCCGAGATCACCCGGACCGTTCGAAGGGCGCCGCATTTGCAAAAACCCGAAGGGCACTTGCTGGCCTCGGCCGCGCGCTGACCAGACTTGGCCGGGCACTTGCCGAGGAAGTGCCGGTTGCAGCCCGCCGGGCCGGTAAAAAATCGGCCGCCGCTACGCGTGGCGCCATCGAGCGGCTTAGGCGGACGACCGTACGCGATAGCGCCGTGGCGGGGCGCTCGGCAAGCCTTTGGCTGAAGGCGCGGCGAGCCGCACGAACCGAAGAACAGCAAGCCGTACCGAAGAGCCGCAGCAGCCGGCGTACAATCCTGCTGCGGAGCGCAGCGGCAGCGGCTCTGGCGTCGTTCGTCCTGCTGGCTATCGTCTTTGCCTGGGCGCTCCGCGATGTTCCCTGGGAGGAGATCGCCGAGGGCTCGCTGAAACCGGTCGTCGTGCTGGAAACCGCCGACGGCAAGCCGCTGGTGAGCCAAGGCCCCTTTCAGGGATCCTACGCGGCGCGCAAGGACTTTCCGCCGCATCTCGTCGAGGCGGTGCTCGCCAGGGAGGATCGGCGCTTCTATGAGCATTCCGGCATCGACCTGAGGGGCATCGCCCGGGCGATCTACACCAATCTCGGGGCGGGCGAGGTCGTGCAGGGCGGCAGCACCATCACCCAGCAACTGATCAAGATCCTCTATCTCGAGCGCGACCGCACCTGGAAGCGGAAGATCCAGGAGGCGGTGATCGCCTTCTGGCTGGAGCGCAAGCTCGGCAAGGACGAAATCCTCACCCGCTACCTGAACAATATCTATCTCGGCGCCGGAGCTACCGGCGTGCCGGCGGCGGCACGCATCTATTTCGACAAGGAGGTGCAGGAGCTCAATATCGGCGAGTCGGCGATGCTGGCGGCCATTATCCGCGCCCCCTCGCAGCTCAACCCGCTCACCAATCCGGACGGCGCCCGCCAGCAGGCGGAACTGGTCCTCGATGCGATGGTGAAGGTCAACAGGATCACCTCGGAAGAGGCGAAGGTCGCCCGCGCCGACGTCGGCAAGCTGCAGCCGACCAGCCCGGCGATCCGCTCGGGAAGCTGGTTTGCCGACTGGATCATGCAGGATGCCCGCGAACTCGCCGGCCCCTATCGCGGCACGATCAAGGTGAGGACCACCATGGTGCCGCGGCTGCAGGCGATCGCCGACAAGGTCGTCGCCGACGCGCTGAAGCGGGAAGGCGGCAAGGCGGGCGTCTCGCAAGCCGCCCTGGTGGCGATGACGCCGGAGGGCGCCGTCGTTGCCATGGTCGGCGGCCGCGACTATACGAAGAGCACCTTCAATCGCGCCTTCTCGGCGATGCGCCAGCCCGGCTCGGCCTTCAAGCTGTTCGTCTATTATGCCGCCCTGAAGAGGGGCCTGACGCCGTTCGACCCGGTCGAGGATGCGCCGATCGAGATCAACGGCTGGTCGCCGGAGAACTTCGGCGGCGGCTATAGCGGCATGGTCAGCATCGCCGAAGCCTTCGCGCGGTCGCTGAACGCTGCGACCGTCGCGCTCGCGACTGAGGTCGGGATCGACGAGGTGATCGCCGCGGCGCGCGAACTCGGCATCGACGCCAAGCTCGCCGACACGCCGAGCCTGGCGCTCGGTTCCTCGGAGGTGAACCTGCTCGATCTCACCGGCGCCTATGCCTCGGTGCGGGCGGGCCGGGCGCCGATCGAGGCCTGGGGCATCGAATCGCTGCACGCCGAAGGCCAGCCGCAGGCCTTCCGGGTCGGCCCATCCAAGGAGGCGGTGACCGATATCAGCCAGTACCGGCCCGATCTCGTCTCCCTGTTGCGGCTCGTCGTCGAGCGCGGAACGGGCCGCGAGGCCGATATCGGCACGCTCGCCGCCGGCAAGACCGGCACCAGCCAGAACCACCGCGACGCTTGGTTCGTCGGCTTCACCGAACCGCTGATCGTCGGCGTCTGGGTCGGCAATGACGACGAGACGCCGATGAAGGACGTCACCGGCGGCAAACTGCCGGCGCGGATCTGGCGGAACTTCATGACCGCCGCGCTCGCCGAGGGCACGCCGGCGGAGAGCGGCGCGCAAGTGGCAGGGTCGGCGCCGGCCTGCAACTTCAGGGCTTGCGCGAGGGCCTATCGGTCGTTTCGTCCGGATGATTGCACGTTCCAGCCGTATTACGGGCCGAGGCGGCTATGCGAGAAGTAG
- a CDS encoding DUF6998 domain-containing protein — protein sequence MRYKLPTEIRHLIHARNQLRARYERFGLKFTPDGNLVGDLGEAVAAELFDLQLVDQRGYKGIDAHTREAVPRSVQIKATGRGDNLIFTHTDAPADILIGLVLRYEQEEVEVVYNGPYDVGLFGFHTAWQGQRSQRVSRFRLWNANVKNDDRLQPTLPPLA from the coding sequence ATGCGCTACAAACTGCCGACCGAAATTCGACATCTTATCCATGCCAGAAACCAGCTCCGTGCGCGATACGAGAGGTTTGGTCTGAAGTTCACGCCCGACGGCAATCTTGTTGGCGATCTTGGTGAGGCCGTTGCTGCAGAGCTTTTTGACCTGCAGTTGGTCGATCAGCGTGGTTACAAAGGAATTGATGCGCATACGCGCGAAGCGGTGCCGCGATCCGTCCAAATCAAGGCGACTGGGCGGGGCGACAACCTGATCTTCACGCATACTGACGCTCCAGCAGACATCTTGATCGGATTGGTGCTCCGATACGAGCAAGAGGAGGTCGAGGTCGTCTACAATGGACCATACGATGTCGGCCTATTCGGATTTCACACCGCGTGGCAAGGACAGCGATCGCAACGTGTCAGCCGCTTTCGTTTGTGGAACGCGAATGTGAAGAACGACGATCGCCTACAGCCGACACTGCCGCCGCTGGCTTAA
- a CDS encoding recombinase family protein has translation MQQYVIYTRVSTEDQGRSGLGLEAQERDIAIFLDKFSDIPFEIIGEFCEVQSGANSERPELNKALELVRKTGAELLVAKLDRLSRKVSFIATLMDDKRVKLRVAQMPQADKFQLHIYAALAEQERTFISERTKAALKAAKGRGVRLGGLRDKTMKRNKAIQLKADAEATKVMKIVGPLRASGQTLSAIAETLDSMNIPTSRGGKWTPTQVSRVLERVGARLS, from the coding sequence ATGCAGCAGTACGTCATCTACACCCGAGTAAGCACCGAGGATCAGGGCCGCAGTGGTCTGGGGCTGGAAGCACAGGAACGCGACATCGCGATCTTCCTCGACAAGTTCTCCGACATCCCCTTCGAGATCATCGGGGAGTTCTGTGAGGTGCAATCGGGAGCGAACAGCGAACGTCCCGAGCTGAACAAGGCTTTGGAGCTGGTGCGTAAGACAGGGGCTGAGTTGCTGGTTGCCAAGCTGGACCGACTGAGCCGTAAGGTGTCTTTCATCGCCACGCTGATGGATGACAAGAGGGTTAAGCTGCGGGTCGCGCAGATGCCTCAGGCCGACAAGTTCCAGCTTCACATCTACGCAGCGCTGGCCGAGCAGGAGCGAACGTTCATATCAGAGCGAACCAAGGCGGCGCTGAAGGCAGCGAAGGGGCGGGGCGTCCGTCTCGGTGGCCTCCGCGACAAGACGATGAAGCGCAACAAGGCGATCCAGCTTAAGGCCGACGCCGAAGCTACTAAGGTCATGAAAATCGTAGGGCCGTTGAGAGCGTCGGGGCAGACCCTGAGCGCCATAGCTGAGACGCTGGACAGCATGAACATCCCAACGTCGCGGGGCGGCAAGTGGACGCCCACTCAGGTGTCGAGAGTTTTGGAGAGAGTGGGCGCTCGGTTGTCATAG
- a CDS encoding helix-turn-helix domain-containing protein: MTIKNLSELASREPLEGFRISERWGRVVEAGYQAVPDVLLFAQSDLRLSSEELNVLLNLLAHWWRPKDAVFPRATTIAERMGVSQRTIQRSIKSLEAKGFISKSRTEDGRPFYDVAPTKERLLPYAEKLLQEKRQLRQLKQMLPRSDQGQSNAGAIDGTER; this comes from the coding sequence ATGACAATTAAGAACTTATCTGAACTGGCTTCGCGGGAGCCGCTGGAAGGGTTTCGAATTTCGGAGCGATGGGGACGGGTCGTGGAAGCCGGGTACCAAGCGGTTCCGGATGTGCTGCTGTTTGCTCAGTCAGACTTGCGCCTTTCAAGCGAGGAACTGAACGTGCTTCTAAACTTACTGGCCCATTGGTGGCGACCAAAGGACGCCGTCTTCCCTCGCGCAACAACAATCGCTGAGCGCATGGGCGTAAGCCAGCGGACTATTCAGAGGAGCATTAAATCTCTCGAAGCCAAGGGCTTCATCAGCAAGAGCCGCACCGAAGACGGTAGGCCCTTTTACGATGTGGCACCGACGAAGGAGCGTCTTTTGCCCTATGCGGAGAAACTGCTGCAAGAGAAGCGCCAACTTAGGCAGCTGAAACAGATGCTCCCGCGCAGCGACCAGGGTCAATCGAATGCCGGCGCAATTGATGGGACGGAAAGGTAG
- a CDS encoding type I restriction endonuclease subunit R: MADTPKDIHYGIPEGTRATLTGFSEDGLVEKPAIELLESLGWSHFNLYVETFGPDGSPFRDTLRDPYLTKTLRTALARLNPDLTPDALDLAFDTLTQDRASMVPMAANREVLELVRDGVDVEYRDEDGGMAKERVRVIDWRDLNANDFTLISQVWISGELHRRRTDLIGFVNGVPLLFIELKAGHRRIEDAYRDNVRDYRDSIPQLFGPNGFVLVSNGLDTRIGASAYSPWDTFKEWKRVDDETEPGRVSLETAIRAAATPERLIDLVENFLVFEETKDGLVKKIVQNHQFLGVNKAVQAVVNLGENRGKLGVFWHTQGSGKSLSMLTFTRKVLRTIPGAWTFVIVTDREELDKQISDVFAACGAVTKDVREVRAGSKEHLKTLLRGNERFVFTLIHKFGTAKGETFPILSDRSDIIVIADEAHRSQYDTLAANMRRALPNAAFIGFTGTPLMAGEEKTRDVFGDYVSTYTYQQSTEDGATVPLYYENRIPELEFANESFAEDVEAVIEEADLDEEQERELEKRLGTQYHLITREDRLDRIAEDLVRHFVGRGYRGKAMFVAIDKATAVRMYDKVRRAWDAEIGRRDAALASASSDEREALAAIVAFMRETDMAVVVSQGQNEIADMEAKGLDIRTHRRRMIEEDLDERFKKGSDPLRLVFVCAMWITGFDVPTCSTIYLDKPMKNHTLMQTIARANRNAPGKKAGLIVDYVGIFRNLEKALAIYAVGGATNAKPIEDKSALVEDLAQAIEDALVFCRARNVDPSAILEVTGFDRLARLGDAVEALNGTDPERRTFLALATNVWSTFKSVLPDARAEPYRRVSAAIEVIAERIRSLAERPDISEVANRIEALLDNSIAGVEITAPIRENGDTEGLFDLSRLDIERLRAMFAQNNRQRTETQRLRRAVEDRLEEMAARNPTRRGLVERFETLIAAYNAGSLTAADFFEQLLALVGDMNAEDQRAIREGLTEEELAIFDILTQPEPKLGPEDEDLVKRVAKSLLEKLRAEKLVLDWRLKERAKAAVKAAIQQLYDDGLPQVYGQGIFDEKVERTYQWVFEKYPGGSETSTVQ, from the coding sequence ATGGCCGACACCCCGAAGGACATCCACTACGGCATTCCCGAGGGCACCCGCGCCACCCTGACCGGCTTCTCCGAGGACGGGCTGGTCGAGAAACCAGCAATCGAGCTTCTGGAGAGCCTCGGTTGGAGCCACTTCAATCTCTATGTCGAAACCTTCGGCCCTGACGGCTCGCCGTTTCGCGACACGCTGCGCGATCCCTATCTGACCAAGACGTTGCGCACTGCGCTTGCCCGGCTGAACCCCGACCTGACACCGGATGCCCTCGACCTTGCCTTCGACACCCTGACGCAGGACCGCGCATCGATGGTGCCTATGGCCGCGAACCGCGAAGTTCTGGAACTGGTGCGGGATGGGGTCGATGTGGAATACCGCGACGAAGACGGCGGCATGGCGAAGGAGAGGGTCCGCGTCATCGACTGGCGCGATCTTAACGCCAATGACTTCACCCTGATTTCTCAGGTCTGGATCTCGGGCGAACTTCACCGCCGCCGCACGGATCTGATCGGCTTTGTCAACGGAGTGCCGCTGCTATTCATTGAGCTGAAGGCCGGACACCGGCGGATCGAGGATGCCTATCGCGACAATGTCCGCGACTACCGCGACAGCATTCCGCAGCTCTTCGGTCCCAATGGCTTTGTTCTGGTCTCCAATGGGCTCGACACCCGGATCGGCGCATCGGCCTACTCCCCATGGGATACCTTCAAGGAATGGAAGCGGGTCGACGACGAGACCGAACCGGGCCGCGTATCGCTTGAAACCGCCATCCGGGCCGCCGCCACGCCCGAACGCCTGATCGACCTTGTCGAGAACTTCCTCGTCTTCGAGGAGACCAAGGACGGCCTCGTCAAGAAGATTGTCCAGAACCATCAGTTTCTCGGGGTGAACAAGGCGGTTCAGGCCGTCGTCAACCTGGGGGAGAACCGGGGCAAGCTCGGGGTCTTCTGGCACACGCAAGGCTCCGGCAAGAGCCTTTCCATGCTGACCTTCACGCGGAAAGTTCTGCGCACGATCCCCGGGGCCTGGACCTTCGTGATCGTCACCGACCGCGAGGAACTAGACAAGCAGATTTCGGACGTCTTCGCCGCGTGTGGCGCTGTGACCAAGGACGTGCGCGAGGTCCGCGCCGGGTCCAAGGAGCATCTGAAGACGCTACTGCGTGGCAACGAGCGCTTCGTCTTCACGCTCATCCACAAATTCGGCACGGCCAAGGGCGAGACCTTTCCGATCCTCTCCGATCGGTCGGACATCATCGTCATCGCCGACGAGGCCCATCGCTCGCAATATGACACGCTGGCCGCCAACATGCGCCGCGCCCTGCCGAACGCCGCCTTCATCGGCTTTACCGGAACACCCTTGATGGCGGGGGAAGAGAAGACCCGTGACGTCTTCGGCGACTATGTCTCGACCTACACCTACCAGCAGTCGACCGAGGACGGAGCCACGGTTCCTCTCTACTACGAGAACCGCATCCCCGAGCTGGAGTTCGCTAACGAGAGCTTCGCGGAGGATGTGGAAGCCGTCATCGAAGAGGCCGATCTCGACGAGGAGCAGGAGCGGGAACTCGAAAAACGCCTCGGCACCCAATACCACCTGATCACCCGCGAGGACCGGCTGGATCGGATTGCCGAGGACCTCGTTCGCCACTTCGTCGGTCGCGGCTATCGTGGCAAGGCCATGTTCGTGGCAATCGACAAGGCAACGGCAGTGCGGATGTACGACAAAGTTCGCCGTGCTTGGGATGCCGAGATAGGACGGCGCGACGCAGCCCTTGCTTCAGCCTCCTCCGACGAGCGCGAGGCTTTGGCCGCTATCGTCGCCTTCATGCGCGAGACGGACATGGCCGTCGTGGTCAGCCAAGGCCAGAACGAGATCGCCGATATGGAGGCCAAGGGCCTCGACATTCGCACCCACAGGAGGCGGATGATAGAAGAGGATCTGGACGAGCGGTTCAAGAAGGGCAGCGATCCGCTTCGACTAGTCTTCGTTTGCGCCATGTGGATCACGGGCTTCGACGTGCCGACTTGCTCGACCATCTACCTCGACAAGCCGATGAAGAACCACACGCTGATGCAGACCATCGCCCGTGCCAACCGCAATGCGCCGGGCAAAAAGGCCGGTCTGATCGTCGACTATGTCGGCATCTTCCGCAATTTGGAGAAGGCGCTCGCGATCTATGCGGTTGGCGGTGCAACCAATGCCAAGCCGATCGAGGACAAGTCCGCTCTTGTCGAGGACCTTGCCCAAGCCATTGAGGACGCCCTCGTCTTTTGCCGTGCCCGGAACGTCGACCCTAGCGCAATCCTTGAGGTGACAGGGTTCGACAGGCTGGCGAGGCTCGGCGATGCAGTGGAAGCGTTGAACGGCACCGATCCAGAGCGGCGCACCTTTCTTGCGCTGGCCACCAATGTCTGGAGCACGTTCAAATCTGTTCTCCCGGATGCCCGGGCCGAGCCCTACCGGAGGGTCTCTGCCGCCATCGAGGTGATCGCCGAGCGTATTCGTTCCCTGGCCGAACGCCCGGACATTTCCGAAGTTGCCAACCGGATTGAGGCTCTCCTCGACAACTCCATTGCGGGTGTCGAGATCACCGCGCCGATCCGCGAGAACGGCGATACAGAGGGCCTGTTCGACCTGTCCCGTCTCGACATTGAGCGACTGAGGGCAATGTTCGCACAGAACAACCGACAGCGCACCGAAACTCAGCGCCTCCGTAGGGCTGTCGAAGATCGGTTAGAGGAAATGGCCGCGCGAAACCCTACGCGACGTGGCCTCGTCGAGCGCTTCGAAACGCTGATCGCCGCATACAACGCCGGAAGCCTCACCGCCGCCGACTTTTTCGAACAGCTACTCGCCCTTGTTGGCGATATGAACGCCGAAGATCAAAGGGCGATCCGCGAGGGGCTCACCGAGGAAGAACTTGCGATCTTCGATATCCTGACCCAGCCGGAACCGAAGCTCGGTCCGGAGGATGAGGACCTCGTCAAACGTGTGGCAAAGTCACTGCTGGAGAAGCTCAGGGCTGAGAAGCTGGTTCTCGACTGGCGACTGAAGGAACGTGCGAAAGCTGCCGTCAAAGCCGCGATCCAACAGTTGTACGACGACGGCCTCCCCCAGGTATATGGGCAAGGCATCTTCGACGAGAAGGTCGAGCGAACTTACCAGTGGGTGTTTGAGAAGTACCCGGGCGGATCGGAAACAAGCACAGTTCAGTGA
- a CDS encoding restriction endonuclease subunit S has product MKTEKLGNLAEFRNGLNYTDADNGSGLAVVGVSDFQDKVVIDTGNLPQLSLSALSKPDALIHEGDVLFVRSNGNRELIGRSVYVNTEPTMPTSHSGFTIRCRFHDRRCYPRYYAYLFRGSIIRQTLSSHGGGTNISNLNQQILADLDVPVPDLWMQERIAGILSAYDDLIEVNQRRIAILEDMARRLFDEWFVRFRYPGHEAVPLIETELGMVPEGWQIETARQALTYTGGGTPSKAEHRYWRDGDIQWFTPTDLTKSGQTFLRRSSLMITKEGLAKSSARLFPAFSIMMTSRATLGVFAINTEPATTNQGFITFLPSSRTPVYFLVHMLKREFPRMEAVASGATFKEITKGALGELVFAFPPETLTHRFEQLATPMMEQIATVSRQNDSLRAARDLLLPKLISGEIDLSAAEETFAEAAE; this is encoded by the coding sequence ATGAAAACTGAGAAGCTGGGTAATCTTGCGGAGTTCAGGAATGGCCTCAACTATACCGATGCCGACAACGGCTCTGGCCTCGCAGTGGTCGGCGTCTCGGACTTCCAAGACAAAGTTGTAATCGACACCGGCAACCTCCCCCAGCTCAGCTTATCTGCCTTGTCGAAACCAGATGCGCTCATTCATGAGGGCGATGTCCTGTTCGTAAGATCGAACGGGAACCGCGAACTCATCGGGCGATCTGTTTATGTCAATACAGAGCCCACGATGCCCACTTCGCATTCAGGCTTCACGATCCGTTGTCGTTTCCATGACCGAAGGTGTTATCCGAGGTACTACGCCTATCTTTTTCGAGGATCGATTATCCGCCAAACCCTGTCCTCCCATGGTGGTGGAACGAACATATCAAATCTCAACCAACAGATATTGGCGGACCTGGATGTGCCAGTGCCGGACCTTTGGATGCAAGAGAGGATCGCTGGCATCCTGTCTGCATACGACGACCTAATCGAGGTCAATCAGCGGCGCATTGCGATCCTTGAGGACATGGCACGGCGGCTGTTCGATGAATGGTTCGTTCGCTTCCGCTACCCGGGCCATGAGGCTGTGCCGTTGATCGAGACGGAACTCGGGATGGTGCCGGAGGGGTGGCAGATAGAGACAGCACGACAGGCGCTAACGTACACAGGTGGCGGCACGCCTTCCAAGGCTGAGCACAGGTATTGGCGCGATGGCGACATACAGTGGTTCACGCCAACTGATTTGACGAAATCGGGACAGACGTTTCTACGTCGGTCGTCCCTCATGATCACCAAAGAGGGCCTAGCCAAAAGCTCCGCGCGGTTGTTTCCGGCATTCTCTATCATGATGACGAGCCGCGCCACCCTTGGGGTGTTTGCGATCAACACAGAACCGGCGACGACGAACCAAGGCTTCATCACCTTCCTTCCGAGTAGCCGAACACCTGTCTATTTCCTCGTCCATATGTTGAAACGAGAGTTCCCGCGCATGGAGGCCGTAGCTAGCGGCGCAACCTTTAAGGAGATTACAAAGGGCGCGTTGGGCGAGTTGGTCTTTGCCTTTCCGCCCGAAACTCTGACTCACCGATTTGAGCAACTTGCTACGCCAATGATGGAACAGATAGCGACCGTTTCACGACAGAATGACAGCCTCCGCGCCGCTCGTGACCTACTGCTTCCCAAGCTGATCTCCGGCGAGATCGACCTCTCAGCGGCCGAAGAGACCTTTGCCGAGGCAGCGGAATAG